Proteins found in one Alicyclobacillus cycloheptanicus genomic segment:
- a CDS encoding acyl-CoA thioesterase has translation MATEKPCKESRCVKISRVFPGDYNDHNTLFGGKLMEYIDDIASISASRHSRAKVVTASTDSVDFLTPITPHDSVCLFAYVTWTGRSSMEVFVKVVAEHLRTGERRIAATAFLTFVAIDEDGKPVPVPRVIPETAEEKMLYQTAPNRAEIRRRHREESKKLAAHLKPDKIWEIEM, from the coding sequence ATGGCAACGGAAAAACCCTGTAAGGAATCTAGATGCGTCAAAATCAGCCGCGTGTTTCCCGGAGACTACAACGACCACAACACCCTGTTCGGCGGCAAATTGATGGAGTACATTGACGACATTGCCTCAATTTCCGCTTCGCGGCACTCCCGGGCGAAAGTCGTGACCGCCTCCACAGACTCGGTCGATTTTCTGACGCCCATCACCCCGCATGACTCCGTGTGCTTGTTCGCGTATGTCACGTGGACGGGCAGAAGCTCGATGGAGGTCTTTGTGAAAGTGGTGGCGGAGCACCTCCGTACGGGTGAGCGCCGCATCGCGGCGACGGCCTTTCTGACCTTTGTCGCGATCGACGAGGACGGAAAACCCGTCCCCGTACCCAGGGTGATTCCCGAAACGGCAGAAGAGAAAATGTTGTACCAAACAGCGCCCAACCGCGCGGAAATCAGGCGGCGGCACCGGGAAGAGAGCAAGAAGCTGGCGGCCCACCTGAAACCGGACAAAATCTGGGAGATTGAGATGTGA
- a CDS encoding FAD-dependent oxidoreductase gives MAQVHTTAHYHTIILGSGSMGLAAGYALARAGVSVLLLDRFEPPHSYGSHHGDTRLLRTAYGEGASYVPLVLRARALWTALEAESRTWGAGRHGLGGPSLGASLPSGSSFAPERLFAPTGVIGILHRQSGMLDEVEASVAAHHLPSEWLTAEAARKRWPGLMPTDDERVHHDLLGGVLFSEACLRALKHGCLVYGAAMRFGGELDALDVHKDGVTVTWDGMQAHADHLLIAAGAGTPRLLEQWLPDWQVPLQPIRKTVAWFKPTAPRLYTAERLPAFYADGPGAMYYGFPDFGQGVKVGRHDGGTPCSPEDVDRAFHPEDEAPLHAFLRQTFPQAGGPLVRGTVCLYTMTPDEHFLIDHHPGHAHVWLAAGFSGHGFKFASAIGEALAEVLQTGTANHDLTQFRAGRFPSHA, from the coding sequence ATGGCACAGGTTCACACGACGGCGCACTATCACACCATCATCCTCGGGTCCGGCAGCATGGGGCTGGCGGCCGGGTACGCCTTGGCGCGCGCCGGAGTGTCCGTGCTGCTGCTCGACCGGTTCGAACCTCCGCATTCGTACGGCAGCCATCATGGCGACACGCGGCTGCTGCGCACCGCGTACGGGGAAGGAGCCTCGTACGTGCCGTTGGTGCTGCGCGCGCGGGCACTGTGGACAGCGCTGGAGGCGGAATCGCGCACCTGGGGCGCGGGAAGGCATGGGCTGGGCGGTCCGTCTTTGGGCGCTTCGCTGCCGAGTGGTTCGTCCTTCGCACCCGAGCGCTTGTTTGCGCCAACCGGCGTGATCGGCATCTTACACCGCCAGTCCGGCATGCTCGACGAGGTCGAGGCCAGTGTGGCGGCCCATCACCTGCCGTCGGAGTGGCTGACGGCGGAGGCGGCGCGCAAGCGTTGGCCGGGCCTCATGCCGACGGATGACGAACGGGTCCACCATGACTTGCTGGGCGGCGTGTTGTTCAGTGAAGCGTGTCTGCGCGCCTTGAAGCACGGGTGTCTTGTGTACGGCGCGGCGATGCGGTTCGGCGGGGAGTTGGACGCCCTGGATGTGCACAAAGACGGCGTGACGGTGACCTGGGACGGCATGCAAGCACATGCGGACCACCTGCTCATCGCGGCCGGCGCCGGCACGCCGAGGCTGCTCGAGCAGTGGCTGCCGGACTGGCAGGTGCCCCTGCAGCCCATCCGTAAAACCGTGGCCTGGTTCAAGCCGACCGCGCCGCGTTTGTACACGGCCGAGCGGCTTCCCGCCTTTTACGCCGATGGACCGGGGGCGATGTACTACGGGTTTCCGGACTTCGGACAGGGTGTCAAGGTCGGGCGCCACGACGGGGGCACCCCGTGCAGTCCTGAGGATGTCGATCGCGCCTTTCATCCGGAGGACGAGGCACCCTTGCACGCGTTCTTGCGCCAGACGTTTCCCCAAGCCGGCGGGCCGCTTGTCCGCGGGACGGTATGCCTCTACACGATGACACCGGATGAGCACTTTCTCATCGACCATCATCCCGGGCATGCGCATGTCTGGCTGGCTGCCGGATTCTCCGGACATGGCTTCAAGTTTGCCAGCGCGATTGGCGAAGCGCTGGCGGAGGTGCTGCAGACGGGAACTGCCAATCACGACCTGACGCAGTTTCGCGCGGGTCGATTCCCATCACACGCCTAG